In Rhodanobacter humi, the genomic stretch CAGCGGCACCTCGCCCACGTCGGGGACATCGTGGTGCTGCACGCCGTGGATGGTTTCGTTGGGCGTGTAGTGCACATAGGCGGCGCGCGGGTCGAGCTTCCATTCCCCGCGCGGCGGCAGGCGACGGTAATCGTCGGCTTTGCTGTCGGCGGCCACGTTCACCCTGACATAGGGCGCCGCCTCGCTGGCCGCCTTGGCGCCCCAGTGGCCGTTGACGATGTAGTCGGCGCTGTCGCCCTCGCCCGCCAGGTTCATCGGGATCTGCGCGAAGTGCTGGGTGGCGCCGCCCTGCAGGAACAGCACGGCGTAGTCGTCGGGGATCGCGGCCAGTTCGCGCAGGTCGGCCTCGGCACGGGCGGCCATCGCGATGAAGCGCTTGCCGCGGTGCGACTGCTCCATCACCGACATGCCGCTGCCGTCCCAGTCCAGCAGTTCGCGCTGCGCGCGCTCGAGCACCTCGCGCGGCAGCGCCGCCGGACCCGCACTGAAATTCCACACCTGGCTCACCGAGCTATCCCCGTGACTGCGTCCGCCGCATTATGCCGCGCCGCAGCATGGAACCGTCAATGAGATTTTATTGAGTAGTGCGGCCAGGGATGGCCGCTCGTTTGACGTTCGCGATCAAGGATGATCGCAAGGGTGTCGAGCAGTGCGGTCAAGGATGGCCGCTCACTTGACTCTCACGATCATGGATGATCGCAAGGATCAGAAGCGGATCCACAGCACCAGCGCGATGCCCAGTGCCAGCACAGCAGCGGTGACGATCAGCCACCACACCTCGCCGCGCGGGCCGGCGGCATCCTCGGGCAGGATCGGCGCCGGCAGCTCGGACGGCACGATCGCGGGTTCCGCTTCCATGCCCGGCGCATCCAGCACGAAGCGGTGCGGCCCCAGGCTCAGCTGGTCGCCGGGCTGCAGCGCCACGCGCTGCACCGGCACGCCGTTCAGCCGCAGCGGATAAGTCATCGACGCCTGCGCCGTTTCCAGCATCAGGCAATCGTCCTGCCAGCCCAGTTTCAGGCTGGCCACCTCGCCTTGCGGCAGTTCCAGCGGGCAGCGGCCGTACGGCCCCAGTTCCAGGCCATCGCCAATCGGCAACACGCGCCCGGACAGGGCGCCGGCCAATGCCCGCAAGGCGGCGGTGCAGCGCGCCTGCACCGGGG encodes the following:
- a CDS encoding FHA domain-containing protein — encoded protein: MRIEFLHSAREDFLWAEPQLRIGSAADNDLVLSAAQAAPRHLRIEQDSRGWVLQVLPSATRVYVNARPVRERALLRPGDMLSVGDCRMLLRDAVSPEQREAAPAPVQARCTAALRALAGALSGRVLPIGDGLELGPYGRCPLELPQGEVASLKLGWQDDCLMLETAQASMTYPLRLNGVPVQRVALQPGDQLSLGPHRFVLDAPGMEAEPAIVPSELPAPILPEDAAGPRGEVWWLIVTAAVLALGIALVLWIRF